The Myxococcus virescens genome has a segment encoding these proteins:
- the trpD gene encoding anthranilate phosphoribosyltransferase: protein MTLKEALGKVVGRRDLTREEMTRVMGLMLAGEASPAQVGALATALKMKGETEDEILGAAEAMRACAAKLSPRADVVLDTCGTGGDGAHTFNISTAVAFVAAGAGVTVAKHGNRAVSSRCGSADVLAALGVSMERPHERVARDIDEHGVGFLFAPSHHGALRHVAQARRDMGFHSVFNLLGPLTNPAGARYQLLGTFDGKRVEQTARVLGRLGSRRAWVVHGHDGLDEISPCSATQVAELREDGTVHTFTVSPQDAGLDVVPREAIAGGDAEENAQRLRALLDGERSGLRTAVLLNAAAALVVVGLAADLRDGVRKAEQAIDSGAARNKLAALIEGGLS from the coding sequence ATGACACTCAAGGAAGCGCTGGGCAAGGTGGTGGGCCGGCGCGACCTCACCCGCGAGGAGATGACCCGCGTCATGGGTCTGATGCTCGCCGGGGAGGCTTCGCCTGCCCAGGTTGGCGCGCTGGCGACAGCGCTGAAGATGAAGGGTGAGACGGAGGATGAAATCCTCGGCGCGGCGGAGGCCATGCGGGCCTGCGCGGCGAAGCTGTCCCCGCGTGCCGACGTGGTGCTCGACACCTGCGGCACCGGTGGCGACGGCGCGCACACCTTCAACATCTCCACCGCGGTGGCCTTCGTGGCCGCCGGGGCCGGAGTGACGGTGGCCAAGCACGGCAACCGCGCGGTCTCCAGCCGATGTGGCAGCGCGGACGTGCTGGCGGCGCTGGGCGTCTCCATGGAGCGCCCGCACGAGCGCGTGGCGCGGGACATCGACGAGCACGGGGTGGGCTTCCTCTTCGCGCCCTCGCACCACGGGGCCCTGCGGCACGTGGCGCAGGCGCGGCGGGACATGGGGTTCCACAGCGTGTTCAACCTGCTGGGGCCGCTGACGAACCCGGCGGGCGCGCGCTACCAGCTCCTGGGGACGTTCGACGGCAAGCGCGTGGAGCAGACGGCGCGCGTGCTGGGCCGGCTCGGAAGCCGCCGCGCGTGGGTGGTGCACGGCCATGACGGGCTGGATGAAATCTCCCCGTGCAGCGCCACGCAGGTCGCGGAGCTGCGCGAGGACGGCACGGTCCACACCTTCACGGTGTCGCCCCAGGACGCGGGGCTGGACGTGGTGCCTCGCGAGGCCATCGCGGGTGGCGACGCGGAGGAGAACGCCCAGCGGCTGCGCGCGCTGCTGGACGGCGAGCGCTCGGGGCTGCGCACGGCGGTGCTGCTCAACGCGGCGGCGGCGCTCGTCGTCGTGGGACTGGCGGCGGACCTGCGTGACGGCGTGCGGAAGGCGGAGCAGGCCATCGACTCGGGCGCGGCCCGCAACAAGCTGGCGGCCCTCATCGAGGGGGGCTTGTCATGA
- a CDS encoding phosphoribosylanthranilate isomerase: MSVRVKVCGVTRLSDAVAAWEAGVDALGLNFYPKSPRYLDLPTAAALARTRPPLGTVLGVFVNAAPDTIRETVRACGLTAVQLHGDEPPEACSGYGVPVVKALRVAGPEDVARARTYVGVGDVAGLLLDGAAPGYGGGGVGFDWSLVAGLAGSGVPVLVAGGLRPSNVAEAVRATRPYGVDVASGVESAPGIKDVEAVRAFVRAAKSINLWE, translated from the coding sequence GTGAGTGTCCGCGTGAAGGTGTGCGGCGTCACGCGCCTGTCCGACGCGGTGGCAGCGTGGGAGGCGGGCGTGGACGCGCTGGGCCTCAACTTCTACCCGAAGTCGCCCCGCTACCTGGACCTCCCCACGGCGGCGGCCCTGGCCCGTACACGGCCGCCCCTGGGCACGGTGCTGGGCGTGTTCGTCAACGCGGCGCCGGACACCATCCGGGAGACGGTGCGCGCCTGTGGCCTCACGGCCGTGCAGCTCCATGGGGACGAGCCCCCGGAGGCCTGTTCGGGGTACGGGGTGCCTGTCGTCAAGGCGCTGCGAGTCGCGGGGCCGGAAGACGTGGCCCGGGCTCGAACGTATGTGGGCGTAGGAGACGTCGCGGGGCTGCTGCTGGACGGCGCGGCGCCGGGGTATGGCGGCGGCGGCGTGGGCTTCGACTGGTCGCTCGTCGCGGGGCTGGCGGGAAGCGGCGTGCCCGTGCTGGTGGCGGGAGGCCTGCGGCCCTCCAACGTGGCCGAGGCGGTGCGCGCGACGCGGCCGTACGGCGTGGATGTGGCCAGTGGCGTGGAATCCGCCCCTGGCATCAAGGACGTGGAAGCGGTTCGCGCCTTCGTGCGCGCCGCGAAGTCCATCAACCTCTGGGAGTGA
- a CDS encoding indole-3-glycerol phosphate synthase TrpC encodes MSTTGTLDRIMARKRQELAARPPMAPRTRPMPRDFAQGLVTHRSGRRVSVIAEVKRKSPSGGDFPHADVVAVARAYEAAGASAISVLTDGPDFGGGLEDLVAVRAAVSLPVLRKDFLVAAREVEESAQWGADAVLLIADALEDGELREMVATAKAVGVAALVEAHTEAHAERALAAGAKLVGINNRNLATLKTDTGTALRVMPKLRSRARVLVAESGLKSLADLVAAQEAGADAVLVGESLLREPDPGHALRRLLGVKDAAP; translated from the coding sequence ATGAGCACGACAGGAACGTTGGACCGCATCATGGCGCGCAAGCGCCAGGAACTCGCAGCGCGTCCGCCCATGGCACCTCGCACCCGGCCCATGCCCCGCGACTTCGCCCAGGGGCTGGTGACCCACCGCTCCGGGCGGCGAGTGAGCGTCATCGCGGAAGTGAAGCGCAAGAGCCCTTCGGGCGGGGACTTCCCCCACGCGGACGTGGTGGCGGTGGCCCGGGCCTATGAAGCCGCGGGCGCCAGCGCCATCAGCGTGCTGACGGATGGGCCGGACTTCGGCGGCGGCCTGGAGGACCTCGTGGCCGTGCGGGCGGCGGTGTCGCTGCCCGTGCTGCGCAAGGACTTCCTCGTGGCGGCGCGCGAGGTGGAGGAGAGCGCGCAGTGGGGCGCGGACGCGGTGCTGCTCATCGCCGACGCGCTGGAGGATGGCGAGCTGCGGGAGATGGTCGCCACCGCGAAAGCGGTGGGCGTGGCCGCGCTGGTGGAAGCCCACACGGAGGCGCACGCCGAGCGCGCGCTGGCCGCGGGCGCGAAGCTGGTGGGCATCAACAACCGCAACCTCGCCACGCTGAAGACGGACACGGGCACGGCCCTGCGGGTGATGCCGAAGCTGCGCTCCCGGGCCCGGGTGCTGGTGGCGGAGAGCGGCCTCAAGTCCCTGGCGGACCTGGTGGCGGCGCAGGAAGCGGGAGCGGACGCCGTCCTGGTGGGCGAATCCCTGCTTCGGGAGCCCGACCCCGGACATGCGCTGCGGAGGCTGCTCGGGGTGAAGGACGCGGCGCCGTGA
- a CDS encoding DUF6923 family protein, with translation MMDRKWLGLLFIGAVWASNAWANDFRAEKLVNGLKQYTVDTYPETLRFTFTVTNIDPTLPSELLSATAPLLNSCTLLPTSPLVVPAGGHFTYQCEIELESYDACLTLGIHDANPVTPNHEVSFTSTFSIGWDAGASQAGANVLCLPQPNLFCDDTVYLSTASRSPEGRPAAPSRLYIFDPATGTLTLQGEAGLPYNALAFNHYDNILYAIASDGVSAPSFIRVDATGSSSIIAPLDTTAPRSAIWTAGAVLKDGSYVGFEHSTHRLIRINPSTGGTLSEQVVTVSGDFQLADFAMNPRDGQLYAFNNATQRMTRIDPLTGVATDHPELARIDGRPAENPVMSAAVFTRDGELFLYGTSGPDTHRVSDFHAVDVTTGNLTRLLTRPVPQLANGAMCGVYSWGSPRPQPMTRDRGFFGASESALLECLAYGPISLGALGEVSTLPGALGILWANPAIASNNARRTALESLKVRTAREALTAVCNERVFNTRAPPLSALENPASLDPGRMEELRQRLERHNHSGKRTAIPLRKRIFAVDPLQAMERAEEPRF, from the coding sequence ATGATGGATAGGAAGTGGCTCGGGCTCCTGTTCATCGGCGCCGTCTGGGCCTCGAACGCCTGGGCCAACGACTTCCGAGCCGAGAAGCTCGTGAACGGGCTCAAGCAATACACGGTCGACACCTACCCGGAGACGCTGCGCTTCACGTTCACCGTCACCAACATCGACCCGACGCTCCCCTCCGAGCTGCTCTCCGCGACCGCGCCCCTGCTGAATTCCTGCACGCTCTTACCCACGTCCCCCCTCGTGGTTCCAGCGGGAGGCCACTTCACGTATCAGTGCGAAATCGAGCTGGAGAGCTACGACGCGTGTCTCACATTGGGGATACACGATGCGAACCCCGTGACGCCCAACCACGAGGTCTCCTTCACCAGCACCTTCAGCATTGGCTGGGACGCAGGCGCCAGCCAGGCGGGGGCCAACGTGCTCTGCCTTCCTCAGCCCAACCTGTTCTGTGACGACACCGTCTACCTCTCCACGGCCTCGCGCTCTCCGGAAGGACGGCCCGCAGCCCCCTCACGGCTCTACATCTTCGACCCCGCCACCGGCACGCTGACGCTACAGGGTGAAGCCGGGCTTCCCTACAACGCGCTGGCGTTCAACCACTACGACAACATCCTGTACGCCATCGCCTCGGACGGCGTCAGCGCTCCCAGCTTCATCCGCGTCGACGCCACCGGCTCATCGAGCATCATCGCCCCGCTGGACACCACGGCACCTCGCTCGGCCATCTGGACCGCGGGAGCCGTTCTCAAGGATGGCTCCTACGTCGGCTTCGAGCACAGCACCCATCGCCTCATCCGCATCAACCCCAGCACCGGAGGCACTCTCTCCGAGCAAGTGGTGACCGTCTCGGGGGACTTCCAGTTGGCGGACTTCGCGATGAATCCCCGGGACGGACAGCTCTACGCCTTCAACAACGCCACCCAGCGGATGACCCGCATCGACCCGCTCACAGGCGTGGCCACGGACCATCCCGAACTCGCGCGGATTGACGGCAGGCCCGCGGAGAACCCCGTCATGAGCGCTGCCGTCTTCACACGCGACGGCGAGCTCTTCCTCTACGGAACCAGCGGCCCCGACACCCACAGGGTCAGCGACTTCCATGCCGTGGACGTGACGACGGGCAACCTGACCCGCCTCCTCACGCGGCCGGTGCCCCAGCTCGCGAACGGCGCGATGTGTGGCGTCTACTCCTGGGGCTCACCTCGTCCGCAGCCGATGACCCGGGACCGCGGATTCTTCGGCGCCAGCGAGAGCGCGCTCTTGGAGTGCCTGGCATACGGCCCCATCTCCCTCGGCGCTCTCGGCGAAGTCTCCACCCTCCCAGGCGCCCTGGGCATCCTCTGGGCCAACCCCGCCATCGCCTCGAACAACGCGCGCCGCACGGCCCTGGAGTCCTTGAAGGTCCGGACGGCGCGCGAAGCGCTGACGGCGGTCTGCAACGAGCGCGTCTTCAACACGCGCGCGCCTCCCCTGTCCGCGCTGGAGAATCCGGCCTCACTCGACCCCGGCCGGATGGAAGAGCTGCGTCAACGGCTGGAGCGGCACAACCACTCCGGCAAGCGGACCGCCATCCCGCTGCGAAAACGAATCTTCGCGGTGGACCCGCTGCAAGCCATGGAGCGCGCCGAGGAACCTCGGTTCTGA
- a CDS encoding CARDB domain-containing protein: protein MQQRRRPSWSRTCLLTAGLLAGAGCGGNAAPTEPEQHRSQSQGRGFGPDLVVRELRGPSSIRFGEPFTTLVKVCNEGTAPAQSPIGPTQMDLYLSTDGTLSWPDPNVPPPTDQVFLATLDVSELEAGHCETRAITSSATPPGPQTDGTYYLGAITDVHQTLVELDEANNTAVTALGIGNRPDLVVTELRGPTSVTNSGTVTSTLKVCNQGTHVSDDTIVELYLSTNGTLSPPTTGGPPPTHQASQGTVEVPELLPAHCAIRRASFPVILPPDATPGQLLYLGAIADTPEFSTELNEDNNVFVGDLVAMGAGPDLVVTSVHGPSSIQSGDLLGASVRVCNHGTLPANPSSLELYLSVDGNVTMPDSGSPPPPGQERVGQTDVPILNPGICITRNVQGAATFPAGAPQDGALFLAALIDSTQDIPELREDNNAFTQGLIGAGARPDLVVTAIRAPASVPPSASWTPVSVTVCNVGTVFAPAAEVDIYLSMVPTLDSPSMEGPLYGTQFRVGGFGLSGVEAGRCVTREEPITLARPLGAPPQLQAFYVSAIVDPGSNIVELREDNNVFVGEQMGLGNRPDLAITSVKGPASSMPGDVPVTARICNQGTVASQNTQVEFYLAAHAFLNAPIQGGSPYNADPHTAFSIGMHQVPSLDAGECRTISTLATAMSFPAEYIDKALKLGAIIDPQAQDEELREDNNTFVGDFMGLGNRPDLVVTAIDGPASVSNSTTFATTLTVCNQGTDSSGPTMAQVYLSTEPRLVLPDWSGQGTPFTWSQTPVGDVSIPPLNVGHCFTGQVTGAAYIPPGSHGEAIYLGAIIDANDSIEELREENNAFVRGRIGVGNKADLVVTAINAPPSARIHGAFTATVTVCNQGTEYASSSELELHFSTLPTLELPRWFGSGSPLPDTQASIGNISVPHLDAGHCISQSIQAATQLPPDALFAQPLYLGAIIDGWGNVEELREDNNTFVSGIMGVGDGPDLVITAVQAPPNVGPFATFHPTVTVCNQGTEPSNSTLVEFHLSTEEALVMPRWSGPGNPLPPTQQSIGELNVPFLNPGRCFTGSAVATLTPPPATAPDQKLYLGALVDGMQSQAELREDNNIFMSGRMGVGHASDLVITSLTGPASVEANAAFTATVTVCNQGTSESYPTELEVHLSTEASMAMPERYGPGIPIPASQVYAGEFGVPALGVDDCVTLQVPSWSNLPVLAQPEQPLYLGAAINPDPLAGELREDNNTFVGDIMGVGAGPDLVVTAVQAPVSVERNGNFTASVTVCNQGTRVSGSEQLDLYFSTRAQVVMPQWNAPGFPYPRTQALIGAWNVQPLNPGQCTTEPVLAWVELPEEAEPHHPLYLGAVIDPNQAQAELREDNNIFVSGLMGVGSQPDLVVTSVSGPNSVRTGSAFTATVQVCNQGTTPTHGSMDVALYLSSNNTLEFPYQSWPGAPPDSQSQIGVMTVQSLGAGQCITRNTQVTVNTPPDSGPTGFFYLGALVDPWQNLEELREDNNVLADRFIAVMP from the coding sequence ATGCAGCAACGGCGAAGGCCGTCTTGGAGCAGGACGTGCCTGCTGACAGCAGGTCTGTTGGCAGGGGCGGGCTGTGGGGGCAACGCGGCGCCCACCGAGCCCGAGCAGCACAGGAGTCAGTCGCAAGGCCGGGGCTTTGGCCCCGACCTCGTGGTTCGAGAGCTGCGAGGCCCCAGCAGTATTCGATTCGGTGAGCCCTTCACGACCCTCGTGAAGGTCTGCAACGAAGGCACAGCGCCCGCGCAGAGCCCCATAGGTCCCACCCAGATGGACTTGTACCTGTCCACGGATGGCACGCTCTCCTGGCCCGACCCGAACGTGCCACCCCCGACGGACCAGGTCTTCCTCGCCACGCTGGACGTCAGCGAGCTGGAGGCCGGCCACTGCGAGACGCGAGCCATCACCAGTTCCGCCACGCCGCCTGGCCCCCAAACGGACGGGACCTACTACCTGGGAGCCATCACCGACGTGCACCAGACCCTCGTCGAACTGGACGAGGCCAACAACACCGCGGTGACCGCGCTGGGCATCGGAAACCGGCCGGACCTCGTCGTCACGGAGCTTCGTGGCCCCACGAGCGTCACGAACAGCGGGACGGTCACGTCGACGCTCAAGGTGTGCAACCAAGGCACCCACGTGTCGGACGACACCATCGTGGAGCTGTACCTCTCCACGAACGGCACGCTGTCACCGCCAACGACGGGCGGACCTCCCCCCACACATCAGGCCTCACAGGGAACGGTGGAGGTGCCCGAACTGCTCCCGGCCCACTGTGCCATCCGCCGCGCCTCTTTCCCGGTGATATTGCCGCCCGACGCGACACCCGGTCAGCTGCTCTACCTGGGCGCCATCGCCGATACGCCCGAGTTCTCCACGGAGCTGAACGAGGACAACAACGTCTTCGTGGGGGACCTCGTCGCCATGGGAGCGGGACCGGACCTCGTCGTCACCTCGGTACACGGCCCCAGCAGCATCCAGAGCGGTGACCTGCTTGGCGCCTCTGTGAGGGTTTGCAACCACGGCACGCTGCCCGCGAATCCCAGCTCGCTCGAGCTGTACCTCTCCGTGGATGGCAACGTCACCATGCCAGACAGCGGCAGCCCACCGCCGCCTGGACAGGAACGGGTGGGCCAGACGGATGTGCCCATCCTGAACCCTGGCATTTGCATCACTCGCAATGTCCAGGGCGCCGCGACGTTCCCAGCCGGCGCGCCCCAGGATGGCGCCCTCTTCCTGGCCGCCCTCATCGATTCCACGCAAGACATCCCTGAACTGCGCGAGGACAACAACGCCTTCACCCAGGGGCTCATCGGCGCGGGGGCGCGCCCGGACCTCGTCGTGACCGCGATTCGCGCTCCAGCCAGCGTGCCCCCTTCGGCATCTTGGACCCCTGTCAGCGTCACCGTTTGCAACGTGGGGACCGTCTTTGCCCCGGCGGCCGAGGTGGATATCTACCTGTCCATGGTGCCGACGCTGGACTCGCCCTCCATGGAGGGACCGCTGTACGGGACCCAGTTCAGGGTCGGCGGATTCGGCCTCTCCGGCGTCGAAGCAGGGCGTTGCGTCACACGCGAGGAGCCCATCACCCTGGCCCGTCCACTGGGTGCGCCACCCCAACTCCAAGCATTCTACGTGAGCGCCATTGTCGACCCCGGGTCGAACATCGTGGAGCTGCGCGAGGACAACAATGTCTTTGTCGGTGAGCAAATGGGTCTCGGAAACAGGCCGGACCTGGCCATCACCTCCGTGAAGGGCCCCGCCAGCAGCATGCCTGGCGACGTGCCTGTCACCGCCCGCATCTGCAACCAAGGCACCGTGGCCTCACAGAACACCCAGGTGGAGTTCTACCTGGCTGCGCATGCCTTCCTGAATGCCCCGATTCAGGGGGGCTCGCCTTACAACGCCGACCCGCATACGGCGTTCTCCATTGGGATGCACCAGGTGCCATCGTTGGATGCGGGCGAGTGCAGGACGATCTCCACCCTTGCTACCGCGATGAGCTTCCCCGCGGAGTACATCGACAAGGCGCTCAAGCTTGGAGCCATCATCGACCCACAGGCGCAGGACGAGGAACTCCGCGAAGACAACAACACCTTCGTCGGAGACTTCATGGGCCTGGGAAACCGTCCTGACCTGGTGGTCACTGCCATCGACGGTCCCGCCAGCGTGAGCAACAGCACCACCTTCGCGACCACCCTGACCGTCTGCAACCAGGGCACCGATTCCTCCGGGCCCACGATGGCGCAGGTGTATCTGTCCACCGAACCCCGCCTGGTGCTTCCAGATTGGAGCGGGCAAGGAACTCCGTTCACATGGAGTCAAACGCCCGTGGGCGACGTGAGCATCCCTCCCCTGAACGTCGGGCACTGCTTCACAGGGCAAGTGACTGGCGCGGCCTACATCCCGCCCGGCTCGCACGGCGAGGCCATCTACCTGGGCGCCATCATCGATGCGAACGACTCCATCGAGGAGCTTCGCGAGGAGAACAACGCCTTTGTGCGCGGCCGCATCGGCGTAGGAAACAAAGCGGACCTCGTCGTCACCGCCATCAACGCTCCACCGAGCGCGCGAATCCATGGTGCCTTCACAGCCACCGTGACGGTCTGCAACCAGGGCACCGAGTACGCGAGTTCCTCGGAGCTGGAACTCCACTTCTCGACCCTGCCCACGTTGGAACTGCCACGGTGGTTCGGTTCGGGCTCCCCCCTGCCCGACACCCAGGCCTCCATCGGCAACATCTCAGTGCCACACCTGGACGCGGGCCATTGCATTTCCCAATCCATCCAGGCCGCTACACAGTTGCCACCCGATGCACTGTTTGCCCAGCCCTTGTACCTGGGCGCCATCATCGACGGATGGGGCAACGTCGAGGAACTGCGCGAGGACAACAACACCTTCGTGAGCGGAATCATGGGCGTCGGTGATGGCCCTGACCTTGTCATCACGGCGGTGCAGGCGCCCCCGAACGTCGGGCCGTTCGCGACGTTCCACCCGACCGTCACGGTTTGCAATCAGGGGACAGAGCCCTCGAACAGCACCCTCGTGGAGTTCCACCTCTCCACGGAAGAGGCGCTCGTCATGCCGCGCTGGAGTGGACCCGGCAATCCACTGCCACCGACGCAACAGTCCATTGGCGAGCTGAATGTCCCCTTCCTGAATCCAGGGAGGTGCTTCACGGGAAGCGCTGTCGCAACACTGACGCCGCCGCCCGCGACAGCCCCTGACCAGAAGCTCTACCTGGGTGCCCTGGTCGATGGGATGCAATCCCAGGCGGAGCTGCGCGAAGACAACAACATTTTCATGAGCGGTCGCATGGGCGTGGGCCATGCATCCGACCTGGTCATCACGTCACTCACAGGCCCCGCGAGCGTCGAAGCCAACGCCGCGTTCACCGCCACGGTCACCGTCTGCAATCAAGGCACGTCTGAATCCTATCCCACGGAACTGGAGGTCCACCTCTCCACCGAAGCAAGCATGGCCATGCCCGAACGGTACGGCCCGGGAATTCCGATACCCGCCAGCCAGGTGTACGCCGGCGAGTTCGGAGTCCCCGCCTTGGGTGTCGACGATTGCGTCACGCTGCAGGTGCCCTCCTGGTCGAACCTTCCTGTCCTGGCTCAGCCCGAACAGCCCTTGTATCTCGGCGCGGCCATCAATCCGGACCCGCTCGCTGGTGAGCTGCGCGAGGACAACAACACCTTCGTCGGTGACATCATGGGTGTTGGCGCCGGTCCCGACCTGGTTGTCACCGCGGTGCAAGCGCCCGTCAGCGTGGAACGCAACGGCAACTTCACTGCCTCGGTGACGGTCTGCAATCAGGGCACCCGGGTATCGGGCAGCGAGCAGTTGGACCTGTACTTCTCCACCCGGGCCCAGGTCGTGATGCCTCAGTGGAATGCACCAGGTTTCCCCTACCCGCGCACGCAAGCGCTCATCGGCGCCTGGAACGTGCAGCCCCTGAATCCGGGACAATGCACCACAGAGCCCGTCCTCGCGTGGGTGGAACTGCCCGAGGAGGCCGAGCCCCATCACCCGCTGTATCTGGGCGCGGTCATTGACCCGAACCAGGCGCAGGCCGAGCTGCGCGAAGACAACAACATCTTCGTCAGCGGACTCATGGGTGTGGGCAGCCAGCCAGACCTGGTCGTCACCTCCGTCTCCGGCCCCAACTCCGTGAGAACGGGCAGTGCCTTCACCGCCACCGTGCAGGTCTGCAACCAGGGCACCACACCCACCCACGGCTCCATGGATGTGGCGCTGTACCTGTCGAGCAACAACACGCTCGAATTCCCCTATCAAAGCTGGCCGGGCGCTCCCCCCGACAGTCAGAGCCAGATTGGAGTGATGACCGTTCAATCTCTGGGCGCCGGGCAGTGCATCACACGCAACACGCAGGTGACGGTCAACACGCCTCCGGATTCTGGCCCCACTGGGTTCTTCTACCTGGGCGCCCTCGTCGACCCATGGCAGAACCTCGAGGAACTGCGCGAGGACAACAACGTCCTCGCGGACCGGTTCATCGCGGTGATGCCGTAG
- the trpA gene encoding tryptophan synthase subunit alpha: MSGEIAQTFAQAKARGEGVLVTYAMAGDPDLPRSVDVFAALVEGGADVLEIGVAFSDPIADGPVIQGAAERALKAGSTLKRVLDEVVPAVRKRCPQTPLVIMTYVNLIMAMGEARYAKLARERGVSGTILPDLPPEESASLRATFDAEGMDLIPLCAPTTPPARAEAIAKDGRGFVYCVSVSGVTGMRAELPPDLSQRLDLVRKAASVPVVAGFGISTAEQARTLSAHADGVVVGSALVRAAHTEGLDAAKALCADIKRGLRR; encoded by the coding sequence ATGAGCGGCGAGATTGCACAGACGTTCGCCCAGGCGAAGGCACGGGGCGAAGGCGTACTGGTGACCTATGCCATGGCGGGCGACCCGGACCTGCCCCGCTCGGTGGACGTGTTCGCCGCGCTGGTCGAGGGCGGCGCGGACGTGCTGGAGATTGGCGTGGCGTTCAGCGACCCCATCGCCGACGGCCCCGTCATCCAGGGCGCGGCGGAGCGGGCGCTCAAGGCCGGCTCCACGCTCAAGCGCGTGCTGGACGAGGTGGTGCCGGCGGTACGCAAGCGATGTCCCCAGACGCCGCTGGTCATCATGACGTACGTCAACCTCATCATGGCCATGGGCGAGGCGCGTTACGCGAAGCTCGCACGCGAGCGCGGCGTGTCTGGCACCATCCTCCCCGACCTGCCGCCCGAGGAGAGCGCGAGCCTGCGCGCCACGTTCGACGCGGAGGGCATGGACCTGATTCCCCTGTGCGCCCCCACCACGCCCCCGGCGCGGGCGGAGGCCATCGCGAAGGATGGCCGTGGCTTTGTCTATTGCGTGTCCGTGTCGGGCGTGACGGGCATGCGCGCGGAGCTGCCGCCGGACCTTTCACAGCGTTTGGATTTGGTGCGCAAGGCCGCGTCTGTCCCCGTGGTCGCAGGCTTTGGCATCTCCACGGCGGAACAGGCACGCACACTGTCTGCCCATGCGGATGGCGTCGTGGTGGGCAGCGCGCTGGTGCGTGCCGCGCACACAGAGGGCCTCGATGCGGCGAAGGCGCTCTGCGCCGACATCAAGCGCGGCCTGCGGCGCTGA
- the trpB gene encoding tryptophan synthase subunit beta: MTTETAAGRFGRYGGRYVPETLVPALQELEEAYATASADPAFGEEVTRVLREYVGRPTTLTPARRLTEAWGGANVWLKREDLAHTGAHKINNTVGQVLLAKRMGKKRIIAETGAGQHGVATATACALFGLPCEVYMGALDVERQALNVFRMRALGAVVRPVESGSRTLKDAMNEAMRTWVSQVSDTHYVIGSAAGPHPYPTVVRDFQAVIGRELRTQAQAAFGGLPDAIIACVGGGSNAIGVLHPFIGDASVRLVGVEAGGHGLDTKQHGASLTLGTEGVLHGSRSLVLQDEDGQIQEAHSISAGLDYPGVGPELAHLAKTGRMEVRIATDDEALAAFYEVARLEGILPALETSHAFARGRELARELGAGKHLVINCSGRGDKDVATISARGVPPPVGVKA; encoded by the coding sequence ATGACCACGGAGACTGCCGCCGGCCGCTTCGGGCGCTACGGCGGACGCTACGTTCCGGAGACACTGGTTCCCGCGCTGCAGGAGCTGGAAGAGGCCTATGCCACGGCGAGCGCGGACCCGGCCTTCGGCGAGGAGGTCACCCGCGTGCTGCGCGAGTACGTGGGCCGCCCCACCACGCTGACGCCCGCCCGGCGCCTCACGGAGGCCTGGGGCGGCGCGAATGTGTGGCTCAAGCGCGAGGACCTGGCGCACACCGGCGCGCACAAAATCAACAACACCGTGGGTCAGGTGCTGCTCGCCAAGCGGATGGGCAAGAAGCGCATCATCGCGGAGACGGGCGCGGGCCAGCACGGCGTCGCCACCGCCACCGCGTGCGCACTCTTCGGCCTGCCCTGCGAGGTGTACATGGGCGCGCTGGACGTGGAGCGGCAGGCGCTCAACGTCTTCCGCATGCGCGCGCTGGGCGCGGTGGTACGGCCGGTGGAGTCCGGCTCGCGCACGCTGAAGGACGCGATGAACGAGGCCATGCGCACCTGGGTGTCGCAGGTGTCGGACACGCACTACGTCATCGGCAGCGCCGCCGGGCCGCATCCGTATCCGACGGTGGTGCGCGACTTCCAGGCCGTCATCGGCCGCGAGCTGCGGACGCAGGCCCAGGCGGCCTTTGGCGGCCTGCCGGACGCCATCATCGCGTGCGTGGGGGGCGGCTCGAATGCCATTGGCGTGCTGCACCCGTTCATTGGCGACGCCAGCGTGCGGCTGGTGGGCGTGGAGGCGGGAGGCCACGGCCTGGATACGAAGCAGCACGGCGCTTCGCTGACGCTGGGGACGGAGGGCGTGCTGCACGGCTCGCGCTCGCTGGTGCTCCAGGACGAGGACGGCCAGATTCAGGAGGCGCACAGCATCTCCGCGGGCCTGGACTATCCCGGCGTGGGCCCGGAGCTGGCGCACCTGGCGAAGACGGGCCGCATGGAGGTCCGCATCGCCACGGACGACGAGGCGCTGGCGGCCTTCTACGAGGTGGCGCGCCTGGAGGGCATCCTCCCCGCGCTGGAGACGTCTCACGCCTTCGCGCGCGGCCGGGAGCTGGCGCGTGAGCTGGGGGCGGGCAAGCACCTGGTCATCAACTGCTCGGGCCGCGGAGACAAGGATGTGGCCACGATTTCCGCGCGGGGCGTGCCTCCGCCGGTGGGGGTGAAGGCATGA